From Antechinus flavipes isolate AdamAnt ecotype Samford, QLD, Australia chromosome 1, AdamAnt_v2, whole genome shotgun sequence:
CTAAGGGAGGATGACTTTCCTTTCCCTGCTAATTGGactctatttttcttcctcctttcctccaagaCATAGCACCAGGGCCCCCGAACCTTACGGCCTCCCGGGTCCTGGAAGCTGGGACCAACAAGCAGGTGAGCTGCGAAATGGACAATCTGTTCCCAGTGGAGAGAGCTCAGATACAACTGTCCTGGGGAGGGCAGATCCTGACTCAAAACAGCACTACCCGACAAGGCGACCGGCTGAGGGCCACAGCCACAATCACGGCCCCGGAGAAGGGTGATCGAGAGCTGACCTGCAGGGTGACGCTGGAAAACGAAACCAGGCAGATCTCAGAAAATGTGACAGTCTACAGTAAGGATGGAGAGGGAAGCTGAGCGGGGCTGGCCAGGTGGGAGGGGCCAGGGAAGGCAGGGATCACAATCCAGGCTTCCTCTCCTCCAGACTTATCAGAGCCCACTTGTACGGTCAGTGAGCCCATCGAGAAGGGAAGCCTGATAAACTTGACCTGCCAGGTCGACCCACCGGCCAGGGCCGTGTTTGAAGGAGCTCCATCTAATGAAACTGATAGGCTATCCCTGATAGTCCAGGAGAAAGACAACGGGCGCTTGTTCACCTGCTCCGCTATCCTGGAGCTGAGGGAAGAGAAAATCACCAAGAACTGCACCCTGAAAATAAACTTCTCAGGTGAGTGACGACTCCCACCTTCTgaccccttctctctttttgtgGCAAAGGCACTGACCTCTCCCTCCTGCCTCTGGCTGTTCAGAGAAATTCAGTGTATGTGCGTAGGGGGCAGGGGCAGCTGGCACTAACCATCCTGGTATCCAGTCCCCCAAAGCTGGATGAGGAATGCCCAGGACACTGGATCTGGCCAGAGGGGACTGAACAGACCCTAGAATGCACAGCCAGAGGAAATCCAGCCCCCGCTGTGAAATGTGTCCTAGCAAACAAACGGGGGAGATATTAGTTGGGATTCCCCAGTGGGTCACACGGACCCTCAATAGTACTTGCCTCTGCACCGCTAACAACTCCCTGGGAGAAGCAAACAAGTCTGTGCGGGTGGTCGTGCAAAGTGAGTGACCAGGGAGCTGacctgggagggagggaagggtggCTCAAGTTCGGGAGCAGGGCCTTATTCTGAGGGGACTGAGAACAAGGTAAATTTCATCTCTTAGAAGGCAGGAAAGCTACACACACCCCCCCTTTTCTCATTGATGAGCACAGAGCTCTGTAGTTTCTAGATAAATCAGTGTTcaataaaatggatgaatgagACAACATTTTAGGAGGGTCACAGAGAAACCCAGGCACAGACTAATGAAGGCTCTGCAGCTGGGGAATTGTCTGAAGAAACCGGGTATGTTTaacctggaggaaaaaaaaagcattaggaATAGAGAGGCAGGAAAAATATATCTATTCtattgcacatgtgtaacatttattagattacttgctgtttggggggggagaaggaaaggagaaaaaaaactagaacacaaggttttgcaagggtgaatgttaaaaaccatgtggatgttttgaaaataaaaagcttttaaaaaaactataactATTCTATTATCTCTAGGAAAATGTGATAAAATTACACTTGTTCTGCCTGAAGCCAAATGAGGTAGGGGTAAGGAGGAAGCAACAGAGAAGATTTAATCtcaacatgagaaaaaaaaaaagcaaacttcctaaaaatagaatgggctgcctcagtGGTGAATTCATGTTCATCATCACTGGGAGTGTCTGAGCCTAAAGAATTTAGGAAACTTTAATAAGGGTACTTCCCCTTGGAGGGATTCGATGGGATTTGCTCTGCAGTCCTGTCCAGTTCTAGAGTCTTGAGTAAGACAGGGCCACGGAATACTCATTGAGTTCTCCTTCCTTCCAGTCCATGAAGAAATGGACCTGACTCCAGTTCTCATCGGCATACTGGTCAGCGTGCTGGCTGTGAGTGTTCTGAGCTTCATGGGATACATCTATTACCGGCAGCGGCGAATTAGGAGTTATGAACTGAAGAAGGCACAGGAGGCTAGAGCCATGCAGCTGATGAAGCCAGAGGCCAAACTCTGCCCCTAGAGGGGGGTCCCACCCTTCCCTGCACAAGCACTTTTTTGGAGAGCCCCAGGGCTGGCC
This genomic window contains:
- the LOC127544724 gene encoding intercellular adhesion molecule 1-like, giving the protein MRVLSSLPALPALLLLSLLSSSGAQENPTKVRVWVDPPNPVILLGTEVTVNCSSDCADPLGIGLETRLTKAEESSGTHWKAFRLSNVTQDNSPLCFVNCRGKPQGIAKASITVYEPPRSLELSLEPSQEHSSIPIPLGQNMTLSCRLAGGRPRQHLTVALLRGTQKISKQPAPESPPDTVVVEFPLTATRQDDETSFSCQAELDLRPRGLELYESSSAPLKLSTYDIAPGPPNLTASRVLEAGTNKQVSCEMDNLFPVERAQIQLSWGGQILTQNSTTRQGDRLRATATITAPEKGDRELTCRVTLENETRQISENVTVYNLSEPTCTVSEPIEKGSLINLTCQVDPPARAVFEGAPSNETDRLSLIVQEKDNGRLFTCSAILELREEKITKNCTLKINFSVHEEMDLTPVLIGILVSVLAVSVLSFMGYIYYRQRRIRSYELKKAQEARAMQLMKPEAKLCP